A region of Bacteroidota bacterium DNA encodes the following proteins:
- a CDS encoding T9SS type A sorting domain-containing protein, with protein sequence EQIFTEEAPAGTYTVRVSHKATLHNNAPQSFSLLLTGIERAKTSVEIDSAYAEPAIGSTMVTWETLVENRPGHFIIERSHAESTSAISGALSRQFAKVVELPGRGNTAAGTTYAYSDAVYLTGQYVYRILFVGADTGTRTLLRELEVAVPAPMSFAIQTIFPNPAIDETQVVVDLPEELALTYAAFDLLGRMVVTPTKAALGAGRHFIPFDTATWAPGIYFIRISAGQQHLVRKLVVM encoded by the coding sequence CGAGCAGATATTCACAGAGGAAGCGCCAGCTGGCACGTATACAGTCCGTGTTTCTCACAAAGCAACATTGCACAACAACGCACCGCAATCATTTTCGCTGTTGCTTACGGGTATTGAGCGCGCCAAGACATCCGTAGAAATTGATAGTGCATACGCTGAACCGGCCATAGGCAGCACCATGGTGACATGGGAAACACTGGTAGAAAACAGGCCCGGACACTTTATCATCGAGCGTTCACACGCAGAATCAACCTCGGCTATTTCAGGAGCTCTTTCCCGGCAATTTGCTAAGGTAGTCGAACTACCTGGTCGCGGCAATACGGCGGCAGGCACAACCTACGCCTATTCAGATGCGGTGTACTTAACCGGACAATACGTGTATCGTATTCTTTTTGTCGGTGCAGATACAGGAACACGTACTTTACTGCGTGAGCTGGAGGTAGCGGTGCCGGCGCCAATGTCGTTTGCCATTCAGACAATTTTCCCAAATCCTGCAATCGACGAAACGCAGGTTGTGGTGGATTTACCTGAAGAATTGGCCCTAACCTATGCAGCCTTTGATCTACTGGGCAGGATGGTGGTCACACCTACAAAAGCCGCGCTGGGCGCTGGCCGGCACTTCATCCCATTTGACACAGCCACTTGGGCGCCGGGGATCTACTTCATCAGGATAAGTGCCGGTCAACAGCATCTGGTGCGCAAATTGGTTGTCATGTAA